The segment ATTTTTTTACCTCATTGACTATAACATAATTAATATGTTTATAAATAATTGATCAAAACGTAATAGTTGTTTGGGTCTTGAAGCCTGAATAATGAACTGAAACATATGAAAGTGCATCACAAAATAACTTCTGATTCTAAAAAATGGATTTACAATATCAAAAACAATTGTAGAGAGGAAAGTTGGAGTGTGGCAAAATTATTAGATCAAAAATACAACATGATCAGTGGAAATGCGTAATGTATATAAAGAATATGCATTCATTAATAAAATGAAAAGAGCTAAAACTACTTGTTTGGTATAGCACCAAACTATATAAGAACAAAAAAAGCCGAAACGATCCCCACTTCAAGAGGATAGCATGAACAAAAATATCAAACTCATATTAAGTATCTTCACTTTATTGGTAGCCGTATCCACATCAGGTTGCATCGACCAGACAGAAGAGAACTCCAGCCAGGACAATGCTATCGTTGTTGCAGTAAGCATACTGCCGCAGCAGGAATTTGTAGAAAAAATCGCAGGAGACAGGGTAAATGTCGTTGTCCTGATACCCCCGGGAGCAAGTCCTGCCACCCACGAACCAACCACCGGCCAACTGAGGGATGTAGCAGATGCAAGAGCATATTTTACAGTGGGATCAGGATTACCTTTTGAGAACGTCTGGCTTGAGAAGATAGAAACGATAAATGAGGACATGCTGATAGTGGATTGCTCAGAAGGGATCCAGATCATTGAAATGCATGAAGAAGAGCATGAAGAAGAACAAAACGCTGAGGAAAACGAAGCAGAAGCCGGCCACGATCATGGAGGAGTTGACCCTCACGTATGGACATCTCCGATGAATGCTAAGATAATGGTAGAGAACACATACCTTGGCCTTATCGAGATCGATCCTGATAACAGCGAATTCTACTTGCAGAACAAAGAAGCTTACCTTAAAGAACTGGACGAAGCTGATGCCACAATAAGGGACACCCTTGGCGAAGAAGGTGGCAGTTTCATGACATATCACCCTTCCTGGAACTATTTTGCAACTGAATATGGACTCGATATGATAACTATCGAAGAAGAAGGGAAGGAGCCAAGCCCAAGGGATATGCAAAGGCTTATCGATGAAGCCGAAGAGAAAAATATCAAAGTGATATTTGTGCAGGCACAGTTCAGCACACAGAGCGCTGAGGCAATAGCATCCGAAATTGGTGGCGAAGTTGTAACTGTGGATCCGCTGGCAAAAGATTACATCGACAATCTTGCCATTATCACCGAAGCATTTTCGCATGGCATTACAAAGGAATGAGGGATCAAATGGCAGAAGTGATCAGTCTTAAGGATGTATGGGTAAAATATGACAAGCTCACCGTACTGGAAAATGTAAACCTGACCGTTGATGAAGGGGACTTCCTGGGAATCATAGGACCTAACGGCGGTGGGAAAAGTACCTTGTTAAAGGTCATCCTGGGATTGATAAAGCCACAAAAAGGAGAAGTGAAAGTTCTCGGGAAAAGTCCGAAGAAGGAACATCAGTTGATAGGATATGTGCCACAGTATGGCCCCTCTAACATTGATTTTCCCATCAGTGTATGGGAAGTCGTACTTATGGGACGCATGGGAACAAAAAGATTGTTCCAGCATTACAATGACGAGGACCTCAAAGCAACACATAAAGCACTCGAAATTGTTGACATGTTGGAATTTCGCGACAGACAGATAGGAGAGCTTTCAGGTGGTCAGCGCCAGAGAGTATTCATCGCACGTTCTCTTGTAAGCGACCCAAAAGTCCTTCTTTTAGATGAACCGGTAACAGGCATCGATACCCGCATGCAGAAAGAGTTCTACGAACTACTGGAGAAGCTTAAGTCAGAAGTGACCATTATCATGGTATCCCACGACCTGAGCGCAGTGTCGGTACTTGTTGATAAGATCGCCTGCCTTAACGGGAAACTACACTACCACGGCTCAAAGGAGCTTATCCCTGACGATATTGAACAATCATATGGGTGTCCAGTGGAACTTATCGCACACGGAGTACCACACAGGGTATTACATAAACATTGAGAGGAACTTCAATGATAGAGCTTTTACAATACGAGTTCATGACAAATGCCATCTTTGCAGGATTGCTGGCAAGTATCGCATGTGGCATAATCGGTGTTTATGTTGTGGTAAAGAAGATCGTGTTCATCAGTGGCGGTATCGCACACGCCTCCTTTGGAGGTATTGGTATCAGCTACTTCCTCGGGATCAACCCAATATTCGGTGTTCTCCCCTTCAGCCTTTTCTCAGCCCTGACAATGGGAACCATCAGTAAAAGATCGGATGTTCCGGAAGACACTATTATTGGAATTCTCTGGTCTCTTGGAATGGCGATAGGGATCATATTCATCGGATGGACGCCTGGTTATGCACCTGACCTTATGACATACCTGTTCGGGAATATATTGACCGTTCCAGGTTCGGATATCTATCTGATGCTGGCACTCGATGCAGTGATCATAGGTACTGTATATGTACTTTATAAAGAGTTCATGGCACTGTGTTATGATGAGGAGTTCTCAAAAGTATCAGGAGTTCCTACGGAAAAATTATACCTTTTGTTACTATGCCTCATTGCACTAACAGTAGTAGTGATGATACGCGTGGTCGGACTTATACTTGTAATAGCCCTTCTTACGATCCCTGCAGCATTGAGCCGACAATATACCAGCAACATGAAGATCATGATGTACCTCTCCATACTGTTCGGTGCTACATTCACCATAACCGGATTATTATTATCATACTATTTTGATATCGCATCAGGAGCTACAATAATCATTGTAATGGCTACTGCATACCTTTTGAACATATTATTGCAAAAATGGAAACGCATTTCAGGGAATCAGTTTGATAGCTGATACCAAATGATCAAAGGAATGTCGAATACAGATAGACGATCTTGGAACTATTGCAAATATATTTGAAACACATGGTTTAAAAATTGTAAAAATTTATCAAGGGGGTCGAAAAACATCATTCACACCACCATTGTACCAGTTACTACAATATAGCATAGTCCATCAAATTTTTAATTATATAGCAAATTTTTATTATAACATCGTTTTTGCTTACTATCATATATGTTAAAATTGCTAACTTAAAGTAGCTAAAATAAAAATATGTGTGACAATGTGTGGCTAAATATCACAAAAGTGAATATACAGTTTAGAAACGTTAATATTGCATTATCCGCTTTTAAGAATGGAGTCACATGAATTGGATGCAGATCCCATTAAGATCTAAACTTGTTCTTGCTGCTGTTGCAGGAGTTCTTCTTGTAATGGTACTGGCAACTTCTATCACGATCACAACTCAGATCTTAGTACAGGAAGAGCTTACACACAAACAAGCTACTGAGATCACAAAGAGCTATGCGAACAAGTTCGATGGGGATATGCGGTCCGATCTTGCAATTGCTCGTTCTATCAGTCTTACATTGGGTGAATACAATTCATCTGATAGGGATGAGATCGACAGGGTTTTACATTCGATCCTGGAAAACAACCCACACCTTTTGGGAACTTATGTATGCTATGAGCCAAATGCTTTTGATGGCAGGGACAATGAATTTGCGAGCATTGAAGGTTACGACAGAGAGGGCAGATTCGCAACATACTGGAACAAGATCAACGGAAATATTCAAAAGGACCACTTGATAGATTGCGAAAGTTATGATTACTACATTTATCCAAAGGTCTTCAAAGACGATATTATCAGTGACCCATACTACTACGAAGGCGTATTCATAATCAGCTATAGTTCACCCATAATAAAAGATGGAGAGTTCATAGGAATAGCCGGAGTTGATGTCTCATTGGACTATATGGATGAGATTGTAAGCCAGGTCACAGCATTCGATACAGGATATGCCATCATGACCGGCAGTTCAGGACTTATACTCTCCCAGCCTTATAACAAGGACTGGATAGGAAATAAGACGATCTATGATTATGAGAACGAGGGTTTCTCTAAAGCAGCAGACGATATAAAGTATAAGAAAAGTGGTTATGTCAATACGATCGACCCGGTTACAGGGAAAGAGGTCGTCGTATTCTACGAACCTATCGAGTCAAAGAACTACGGATTCTTCCTCATAATTCCAAAAGATGAAATGCTTGAAGGTACTTTTGCATTAAGGGATAAACTGATCGGCATCGGCATCCTTTCAATATTCTTCACCAGTATTGCAGCATACCTTACTTCACGAACTGTAACCGGATCCATAGACGATATTGTAAACGATTTCAAAGAAATGGCTGATTCTATCGCTGATGGAGAATTGAACATCAGAGCCAATACAAATATTGACGAGGATTTCAAGAAGATACCTGACGGTCTCAACAATATCCTCGACGGAGTTGTGGTTCCCATACATGAAACTACGAGGGTTGCAGTTGAACTTTCAAAAGGTCATTTGGATGCTCGATTCGAAGG is part of the Methanococcoides orientis genome and harbors:
- a CDS encoding metal ABC transporter ATP-binding protein, translated to MAEVISLKDVWVKYDKLTVLENVNLTVDEGDFLGIIGPNGGGKSTLLKVILGLIKPQKGEVKVLGKSPKKEHQLIGYVPQYGPSNIDFPISVWEVVLMGRMGTKRLFQHYNDEDLKATHKALEIVDMLEFRDRQIGELSGGQRQRVFIARSLVSDPKVLLLDEPVTGIDTRMQKEFYELLEKLKSEVTIIMVSHDLSAVSVLVDKIACLNGKLHYHGSKELIPDDIEQSYGCPVELIAHGVPHRVLHKH
- a CDS encoding ATP-binding protein, translated to MQIPLRSKLVLAAVAGVLLVMVLATSITITTQILVQEELTHKQATEITKSYANKFDGDMRSDLAIARSISLTLGEYNSSDRDEIDRVLHSILENNPHLLGTYVCYEPNAFDGRDNEFASIEGYDREGRFATYWNKINGNIQKDHLIDCESYDYYIYPKVFKDDIISDPYYYEGVFIISYSSPIIKDGEFIGIAGVDVSLDYMDEIVSQVTAFDTGYAIMTGSSGLILSQPYNKDWIGNKTIYDYENEGFSKAADDIKYKKSGYVNTIDPVTGKEVVVFYEPIESKNYGFFLIIPKDEMLEGTFALRDKLIGIGILSIFFTSIAAYLTSRTVTGSIDDIVNDFKEMADSIADGELNIRANTNIDEDFKKIPDGLNNILDGVVVPIHETTRVAVELSKGHLDARFEGDTEGEFKQLAQSINYFAKLLDVIITESNEVLVAMEKEDFSRRVHFHGHGDLKVLTEGIDQTRLALQQASIDRQIAEQELKEYARKLEQSNELKDMFTDIMRHDLLNPASVIKGFTELLLMTEEDDQTKRLLGRILDSNNNLIEMIQSAAEFAKVESSDELELKVQDITSIIEHSIDILTTQAGNKEIVIEFNEKKPHHVLANPIIETVFTNLISNAIKYSPEKTEVIVEIKESDDLTEITITDFGEGIKDEHKTTVFDRFKRVNKTGVRGSGLGLAIVKRTIELHEGDVGVRDNPSGKGSVFFVKLKRYDDEHEEHRDKTAKTY
- a CDS encoding metal ABC transporter permease; its protein translation is MIELLQYEFMTNAIFAGLLASIACGIIGVYVVVKKIVFISGGIAHASFGGIGISYFLGINPIFGVLPFSLFSALTMGTISKRSDVPEDTIIGILWSLGMAIGIIFIGWTPGYAPDLMTYLFGNILTVPGSDIYLMLALDAVIIGTVYVLYKEFMALCYDEEFSKVSGVPTEKLYLLLLCLIALTVVVMIRVVGLILVIALLTIPAALSRQYTSNMKIMMYLSILFGATFTITGLLLSYYFDIASGATIIIVMATAYLLNILLQKWKRISGNQFDS
- a CDS encoding metal ABC transporter solute-binding protein, Zn/Mn family; its protein translation is MNKNIKLILSIFTLLVAVSTSGCIDQTEENSSQDNAIVVAVSILPQQEFVEKIAGDRVNVVVLIPPGASPATHEPTTGQLRDVADARAYFTVGSGLPFENVWLEKIETINEDMLIVDCSEGIQIIEMHEEEHEEEQNAEENEAEAGHDHGGVDPHVWTSPMNAKIMVENTYLGLIEIDPDNSEFYLQNKEAYLKELDEADATIRDTLGEEGGSFMTYHPSWNYFATEYGLDMITIEEEGKEPSPRDMQRLIDEAEEKNIKVIFVQAQFSTQSAEAIASEIGGEVVTVDPLAKDYIDNLAIITEAFSHGITKE